A genomic region of Salinibacter pepae contains the following coding sequences:
- the fabG gene encoding 3-oxoacyl-[acyl-carrier-protein] reductase, translated as MQVDLHGSTVLVTGGTRGIGRALVEAFAEAGAHVAFTFRSSTDAAAALVESLEEQGTEALSLQGDVADLDAAQAHVNAVTEHFGSLDVLVNNAGITRDGLLLRMGEDDWDDVIDTNLKGTFNFCKAAYMPMMRQQSGSIVNISSVVGTTGNAGQTNYAASKAGIVGFSKSLAKELGGRNVTVNVVAPGYVQTDMTDELDEETRASILDAVPLDRLATTEEIAEAVLFLAAPASDYITGHVLQVNGGLSM; from the coding sequence ATGCAGGTCGACCTTCACGGCTCCACGGTTCTCGTCACCGGCGGCACGCGCGGCATCGGCCGTGCCCTCGTTGAGGCCTTCGCCGAGGCCGGGGCCCACGTGGCGTTTACGTTCCGCTCGTCGACCGACGCGGCGGCGGCCCTCGTCGAGTCGCTCGAAGAACAAGGCACCGAGGCGCTGTCGCTGCAGGGGGACGTGGCCGACCTCGACGCCGCCCAGGCCCACGTCAACGCGGTGACGGAGCACTTCGGGTCGCTCGACGTGCTCGTCAACAACGCCGGCATCACGCGGGACGGGCTCCTGCTCCGCATGGGGGAGGACGACTGGGACGACGTGATCGATACGAACCTGAAGGGCACCTTCAACTTCTGCAAGGCGGCGTACATGCCCATGATGCGCCAGCAGAGCGGCTCGATCGTCAACATCTCCTCCGTCGTCGGGACCACGGGCAACGCGGGCCAGACGAACTACGCCGCCTCCAAGGCCGGCATCGTCGGCTTCTCGAAGAGCCTCGCCAAGGAGCTTGGGGGCCGCAACGTGACGGTCAACGTGGTGGCGCCGGGGTACGTGCAGACCGACATGACCGACGAGCTCGACGAGGAAACGCGGGCCTCCATCCTCGACGCGGTGCCGCTCGATCGGCTCGCCACAACCGAAGAAATCGCCGAGGCGGTTTTGTTTCTGGCGGCCCCGGCGTCCGACTACATCACCGGGCACGTCCTGCAGGTGAACGGAGGGCTCTCGATGTAG
- a CDS encoding DEAD/DEAH box helicase: protein MAADISQSKYTNVIDLTSEAQQERRRDEVGSELREPDPPLDEVTVDELSGHMEQAVHAAGWTELMDVQRKAIPYTLDGRDLIVQSQTGSGKTGAFLLPLFDLVNPDKEEQQVLLLTPTRELARQIHEEYEQMKIATPRTNRMEAVLIYGGVGYQPQIDGLKNGAQVVIGTPGRILDHIKKDNFDASTLRMLVLDEADEMLSMGFYPDMKDIVEHVPGDRVSYMYSATMPPKVRSVAREFLDDPGFLSLSTDKVSVEENEYRYYLVNPMDKDRVMAQLLELEEPESALIFANTKREVSYLNKFLSNKGYDIDEMSGDLSQRDREEALDRLREGKLRLLVATDVAARGIDVSDLSHVFIYDVPQDHEYIIHRSGRTARAGEEGTTIVLSTHEDEYELKRMANTYDIELEKAELPADPHSEARELLQERYADADLSTNGEEPGVEDFIPLVKELSDEQPELLASIITELYAEAKTEDEEAE from the coding sequence ATGGCTGCCGATATTTCGCAGAGCAAGTACACGAACGTCATCGACCTGACCTCTGAGGCCCAACAGGAGCGGCGGCGCGACGAGGTTGGGTCGGAGCTGCGCGAGCCGGACCCGCCCCTGGACGAGGTCACGGTCGACGAGCTGTCCGGGCACATGGAGCAGGCGGTGCACGCCGCCGGCTGGACGGAGCTGATGGACGTGCAGCGGAAGGCCATCCCCTATACCCTCGACGGGCGCGACCTGATCGTGCAGTCGCAGACCGGCTCGGGCAAGACCGGCGCCTTCCTGCTGCCGCTGTTCGACCTGGTGAACCCGGACAAGGAGGAACAGCAGGTCCTCCTCCTCACGCCCACCCGGGAGCTGGCGCGGCAGATCCACGAGGAGTACGAGCAGATGAAGATCGCGACGCCGCGCACGAACCGCATGGAGGCGGTGCTCATTTACGGCGGCGTCGGGTACCAGCCGCAGATCGACGGCCTGAAGAACGGCGCGCAGGTCGTCATTGGCACGCCGGGCCGCATCCTCGACCACATCAAGAAGGACAACTTTGACGCCAGCACCCTCCGGATGCTGGTGCTCGACGAGGCCGACGAGATGCTGTCGATGGGCTTCTACCCGGACATGAAGGACATCGTCGAGCACGTGCCGGGGGACCGGGTCTCGTACATGTACAGCGCCACCATGCCGCCGAAGGTGCGGTCCGTGGCGCGCGAATTCCTGGACGACCCCGGCTTCCTCTCGCTCAGCACCGACAAGGTGAGCGTGGAGGAGAACGAGTACCGCTACTACCTGGTCAACCCGATGGACAAGGATCGGGTGATGGCGCAGCTCCTGGAGCTGGAGGAGCCGGAGTCGGCCCTCATCTTCGCCAACACGAAGCGGGAGGTGAGCTACCTCAACAAGTTCCTCTCGAACAAGGGCTACGACATCGACGAGATGTCCGGCGACCTCTCCCAGCGCGACCGGGAGGAGGCGCTCGATCGGCTGCGCGAGGGGAAGCTCCGCCTGCTGGTGGCGACGGACGTGGCGGCCCGCGGCATCGACGTGTCCGACCTGAGCCACGTCTTCATCTACGACGTGCCCCAGGACCACGAGTACATCATCCACCGCTCCGGCCGCACGGCGCGGGCCGGCGAGGAGGGCACGACGATCGTCCTCTCCACCCACGAGGACGAGTACGAGCTCAAGCGGATGGCCAACACCTACGACATCGAGCTCGAGAAGGCCGAGCTGCCGGCCGATCCGCACAGCGAGGCCCGTGAACTGCTCCAGGAGCGCTACGCCGACGCCGATCTCTCGACCAACGGGGAGGAGCCGGGCGTCGAAGATTTCATTCCGCTCGTGAAAGAGCTTTCCGACGAACAGCCGGAGCTGCTGGCGTCCATCATCACGGAGCTGTACGCCGAGGCGAAGACCGAGGACGAGGAGGCCGAGTGA
- a CDS encoding DoxX family protein, with translation MLRSLEAQRDLVLDALRVYLGTGLFFRGLALLMTEGGLQQLLGATEPGLGLTGLSVYVIAAHLVGGALLAVGLYTRLAALVQLPVLVGAVFLVHWRDGLLSADQSLEFSALVLFLLLLVCTFGSGRWSLDAKWRRPPAPIVPGSPRRPAAQN, from the coding sequence ATGCTTCGCAGTCTTGAAGCCCAGCGCGACCTCGTTCTCGATGCCCTCCGCGTGTACCTGGGGACCGGCTTGTTTTTTCGGGGGCTTGCCCTGCTGATGACGGAGGGCGGGCTGCAACAACTGCTGGGCGCCACGGAGCCGGGCCTCGGACTCACGGGATTGTCCGTATACGTGATCGCGGCGCACCTGGTGGGCGGCGCCCTTCTCGCCGTGGGGCTCTATACGCGCCTCGCTGCCCTCGTCCAACTGCCCGTCCTCGTCGGGGCCGTCTTTCTCGTGCACTGGCGGGACGGCCTGTTGTCGGCGGACCAGTCGCTGGAGTTTTCGGCGCTGGTGCTGTTCCTGCTGCTGCTCGTGTGCACGTTCGGGAGCGGGCGCTGGTCGCTGGACGCGAAGTGGCGACGCCCGCCGGCCCCGATCGTGCCGGGGTCGCCCCGGCGCCCGGCAGCGCAAAACTGA
- a CDS encoding aminopeptidase, which yields MDERIQEHARTLLNWSTDVQRDDDVVIAAGPEAHDLVVALHRELGDRGANPTTLYSSGEASRAHLKAHDGDFSLPEHTLALYEACDVAIHVRSSPNLAALNDVPGTRLAERSRAHKPIIEERLSKRWCLTQHPTNAHAQAADLPLGAYRDFVYGAILRDWAAVEAYQEELRRRLEDASTVRVVAGETDIQMSVEHMHAINSAGRHNMPSGEVFTAPVPDSVEGTVHFDKPLIHQGREMEGVRLRFEGGEVVESAAERNEEALDDLLDTDDGARRLGELGIGTNREIDRFTKNMLFDEKMGETVHLALGRAYDANVGEGQTGNDSAVHVDMILDTSAGRIEFDGEVIQEGGQFVWE from the coding sequence ATGGACGAGCGCATTCAAGAGCACGCCCGCACTCTTCTCAACTGGTCGACGGACGTTCAGCGCGACGACGACGTCGTGATCGCGGCCGGCCCGGAGGCCCACGACCTTGTGGTGGCCCTGCACCGGGAGCTCGGCGACCGCGGGGCGAATCCGACGACCCTGTACTCCTCGGGGGAGGCCTCCCGGGCGCACCTCAAGGCCCACGACGGGGACTTTTCGCTGCCCGAGCACACGCTCGCCCTCTACGAGGCGTGCGACGTGGCCATCCACGTGCGGTCGTCCCCAAACCTGGCCGCCCTCAACGACGTCCCCGGCACGCGCCTCGCGGAGCGCTCCCGGGCGCACAAGCCCATCATCGAGGAGCGCCTGTCGAAGCGGTGGTGCCTCACCCAGCACCCCACGAACGCGCACGCCCAGGCCGCGGACCTGCCGCTTGGGGCGTACCGCGACTTCGTCTACGGGGCCATCCTACGCGATTGGGCGGCGGTTGAGGCGTACCAGGAGGAGCTCCGCCGGCGGCTCGAAGACGCGAGCACGGTGCGTGTGGTGGCCGGGGAGACCGACATCCAGATGAGCGTGGAGCACATGCACGCCATCAACTCCGCCGGCCGCCACAACATGCCGAGCGGGGAGGTGTTCACCGCGCCCGTGCCCGACAGTGTGGAGGGCACGGTGCACTTCGACAAGCCGCTCATTCACCAGGGGCGCGAGATGGAGGGCGTGCGCCTGCGCTTCGAGGGCGGCGAGGTGGTCGAGTCGGCCGCCGAGCGCAACGAGGAGGCCCTCGACGACCTGCTCGACACCGACGACGGGGCGCGGCGCCTCGGGGAGCTCGGCATCGGGACGAACCGCGAGATCGACCGGTTCACCAAGAACATGCTCTTCGACGAGAAGATGGGCGAGACGGTCCACCTCGCCCTCGGGCGGGCCTACGACGCCAACGTGGGGGAGGGGCAGACCGGCAACGACAGCGCCGTGCACGTCGACATGATCCTCGACACGAGCGCCGGCCGCATCGAGTTCGACGGGGAGGTGATCCAGGAGGGCGGGCAGTTCGTGTGGGAGTAG
- a CDS encoding PKD domain-containing protein, which yields MHLCSLNVPRSRGGRLVLLGVALLLSGAVGTAQAQHLDHGFYGKLGAGLSGYTGDLAGPPAGAPQDFGADAMGRLPLVAVGELGYQLSPRWGLALGGQAGSYVSVGNVAPATDSYRRYTSHLLGRYTFGAPDRRVAFYLDAGLNVTAGGPTHTGIGPSVGGGIDIRAGRAVSLYVESRLHATAPDDAVDGTGGGAEGWSFDTVNQPLGFGLRFSLTTPTAPEVIALDAPAEVQAGTTATFTVTINEDEAARPLDRRWRLGDGAEKTGRTVMHTYRRPGTYPVTVSAHNEAGEATASTTIRVTGASDPAAPWIVSLTAAPNPVPVGEPVQLRTAVEGDGPFDYRWTVGDETVERGPEPTFTFEQRGRYPVRVRVSNDVGTETRAMTVHAGRRGARSSSGAAPTAAWAIGVASMRSRAGAERMARRYRERLADAVPGAVRIVEHVLDQTRHFRVVVGRYETQNAVRRALEEHQRALPPGAWGVQLE from the coding sequence ATGCACCTTTGCAGTCTCAACGTGCCCCGCTCGCGGGGCGGCCGTCTCGTGCTCCTCGGGGTTGCGCTTTTGCTCTCGGGCGCCGTGGGCACCGCGCAGGCCCAGCACCTTGACCACGGGTTTTACGGCAAGCTCGGGGCCGGCCTCTCGGGCTACACCGGCGACCTGGCGGGCCCGCCGGCCGGTGCGCCCCAGGACTTCGGCGCCGATGCGATGGGGCGTCTTCCCCTGGTGGCGGTGGGGGAGTTGGGGTACCAGCTGTCGCCACGCTGGGGCCTTGCCCTGGGCGGGCAGGCCGGCAGCTACGTGTCGGTGGGAAACGTGGCCCCCGCGACCGACTCGTACCGCCGGTACACGTCTCACCTGCTGGGGCGCTACACCTTCGGCGCGCCGGACCGGCGGGTTGCATTTTATCTGGACGCCGGCCTCAACGTGACCGCCGGCGGGCCCACGCACACCGGAATCGGCCCTTCCGTGGGGGGCGGCATTGACATTCGGGCCGGCCGGGCCGTCTCCCTGTACGTCGAGTCTCGCCTCCACGCAACCGCTCCGGACGACGCGGTCGACGGGACGGGGGGCGGCGCGGAGGGATGGTCGTTCGACACCGTCAACCAGCCCCTGGGGTTCGGGCTCCGGTTCAGCCTCACGACGCCGACCGCGCCCGAGGTCATTGCGCTCGACGCCCCCGCGGAAGTGCAGGCGGGCACGACGGCCACGTTCACGGTGACGATCAACGAAGACGAGGCCGCCCGCCCGCTCGACCGCCGCTGGCGCCTGGGGGATGGAGCGGAGAAAACGGGCCGGACCGTCATGCACACGTACCGCCGGCCAGGCACGTACCCCGTAACCGTCTCGGCGCACAACGAGGCCGGGGAGGCGACGGCGTCGACGACGATTCGGGTGACCGGTGCGTCGGACCCGGCGGCCCCCTGGATCGTGTCGCTGACCGCGGCCCCCAATCCGGTCCCGGTCGGCGAGCCCGTCCAGCTTCGCACGGCGGTGGAGGGGGACGGGCCGTTTGACTACCGGTGGACGGTCGGGGACGAGACCGTCGAGCGGGGCCCCGAGCCCACCTTTACGTTCGAGCAGCGGGGCCGGTACCCGGTCCGCGTTCGGGTGTCCAACGACGTCGGCACAGAGACGCGCGCCATGACGGTGCACGCGGGGCGGCGCGGGGCCCGGTCCAGCTCGGGCGCGGCCCCGACGGCCGCGTGGGCGATCGGGGTGGCCTCCATGCGGAGCCGGGCGGGCGCGGAACGGATGGCGCGGCGGTACCGGGAGCGCCTGGCCGACGCCGTGCCGGGGGCCGTGCGGATCGTCGAGCACGTGCTCGACCAGACCCGCCACTTCCGGGTCGTCGTGGGCCGCTACGAGACCCAGAACGCCGTGCGACGGGCCCTCGAGGAACACCAGCGGGCGTTGCCCCCGGGCGCATGGGGGGTCCAGCTTGAGTGA
- a CDS encoding helix-turn-helix domain-containing protein → MPNESTVRVADWLADDWRDLQHDPTFIAEELILDVAVQIAEAMEEAGFETQEELANELDVSKSAVSQLLSGDQNISLKRLVTVALALDKSVEVALVDRDRPDVESVPTKTKRLALDGGTTQRSDDQMAAWSSQAGRRTHPDTTVNVDLGPVPASGVDDDPAA, encoded by the coding sequence ATGCCCAACGAAAGCACTGTCCGTGTCGCTGACTGGCTCGCCGACGATTGGAGAGACCTTCAGCACGATCCCACTTTCATTGCCGAGGAGCTCATTCTCGACGTGGCCGTGCAGATTGCGGAGGCGATGGAAGAGGCTGGCTTTGAGACGCAGGAGGAGCTTGCGAACGAGCTCGATGTCTCGAAGAGTGCCGTGTCTCAGCTTCTGAGTGGTGACCAGAATATTTCCCTTAAGCGGCTCGTCACCGTCGCTCTAGCCCTTGATAAGAGCGTCGAGGTCGCCCTCGTTGACCGTGACCGTCCCGACGTAGAGTCCGTTCCGACGAAGACGAAGCGTCTGGCTTTGGATGGGGGGACCACTCAGCGTAGCGATGACCAGATGGCTGCCTGGAGTAGTCAAGCAGGAAGAAGGACCCATCCTGACACCACTGTCAACGTAGACCTCGGTCCCGTTCCAGCAAGTGGTGTCGACGACGATCCTGCCGCATAA
- a CDS encoding type II toxin-antitoxin system RelE/ParE family toxin: protein MVDCLLKGSRHEIHYIREGTRTFQDWVDDQRATGPMAAEVRDDPSISDRSVSPPEWKKLLAACKRIAQHGYQQLAKTNVVKTWVDYDGTEVAEIRKGGIRVFFFEEEPVPDEGPSRLILTHGYRKQTDETPDREIEHFIHLREQYYRQKFDAE, encoded by the coding sequence GTGGTCGACTGTCTCCTAAAAGGATCCCGTCATGAGATCCACTACATCCGCGAAGGCACGCGCACTTTTCAGGATTGGGTCGACGATCAGCGTGCCACCGGACCGATGGCAGCCGAAGTGCGCGACGATCCGTCCATAAGTGACCGTTCGGTATCCCCACCCGAATGGAAGAAACTGTTGGCTGCCTGCAAACGCATCGCCCAGCATGGGTATCAGCAACTCGCGAAAACAAACGTCGTCAAGACCTGGGTGGACTATGATGGAACAGAAGTTGCCGAGATTAGGAAAGGAGGCATTCGCGTCTTCTTTTTCGAGGAAGAACCCGTACCCGACGAGGGACCTTCACGGTTGATCCTCACACATGGGTACCGGAAGCAGACGGATGAGACTCCGGACCGGGAAATTGAGCACTTTATTCACCTTCGGGAACAGTACTACAGGCAGAAGTTCGACGCTGAGTAG
- a CDS encoding restriction endonuclease subunit S, with protein MTLRTLLDRFDLLMDTPESVPKLRRFILQLAVRGRLTERRSSDTPAEELLDPIRSEKKRLYDDGTIRKSQAKLPELAKNGESLPNGWISIELERAGVVNPRHDADEDTKASFVPMKRIEDGVGDGHTTEIRPWGEIRRGYTHFMEGDVGLAKITPCFQNRKSTVFRDLENGMGAGTTELYVFRPLAGTILPEFVLSFFQSQGFIEEGVSRMTGTAGQKRVPREYVEQSLLPLPPLEEQQRIVEAVDRLMDECDALEEQQERERTLQVQVGTAATEALQSAEDAEALRPAWERVREHFDTVTATPEGVDALRQTILQLAVQGRLTKRDPADTPADVLLEQIQEEKQRLYDAGEIRKPKDSSPVEDEPFKLPPGWQWSRVNDICEIRGGIQKTPDREPQNNPYPYLRVANVQRNKLVLDEIKHFELYEGDLEKWRLQYGDILVVEGNGSESEIGRCAMWREEIPDCVHQNHLIRCRSIKTDMARYIMLYLNSAYGIEEMKQRAVTTSGLYNLSVGKIRSIAIPIPPLNEQKRILEKATPLRSVCNDLEDLLSDSAEHGEQLLKAALKDASVDRPDAVPADATA; from the coding sequence ATGACGCTACGCACCCTGCTCGACCGGTTCGACCTGCTGATGGACACGCCCGAGAGCGTGCCCAAGCTGCGTCGGTTCATTCTGCAATTGGCCGTCCGGGGACGACTGACGGAACGTCGTTCTTCGGATACACCTGCCGAGGAGCTTCTGGACCCGATCCGAAGTGAGAAAAAACGGCTCTACGATGATGGCACTATTCGCAAGTCGCAAGCCAAACTGCCGGAACTGGCGAAGAATGGTGAGTCGCTTCCGAATGGATGGATTTCAATCGAACTGGAGCGTGCCGGAGTAGTGAACCCGCGACACGACGCCGACGAGGATACGAAGGCTTCCTTCGTTCCGATGAAGCGGATTGAGGACGGCGTCGGTGATGGTCACACAACAGAGATACGGCCCTGGGGCGAGATCCGGCGTGGATACACTCACTTCATGGAGGGAGATGTCGGGCTCGCTAAGATCACCCCATGCTTCCAGAACCGGAAATCAACGGTCTTTCGGGATCTCGAGAATGGGATGGGTGCTGGCACGACTGAGCTTTACGTCTTCCGACCGCTTGCGGGTACCATTCTTCCGGAGTTTGTGCTCTCCTTTTTTCAGTCTCAGGGTTTTATCGAGGAAGGAGTTAGCAGAATGACAGGCACGGCCGGGCAAAAACGTGTGCCTCGCGAATATGTCGAGCAAAGTCTTCTTCCCCTTCCCCCACTCGAAGAGCAACAGCGCATCGTCGAGGCGGTAGACCGGCTGATGGACGAGTGCGACGCGCTGGAGGAGCAGCAGGAGCGCGAACGCACCCTTCAGGTGCAGGTGGGCACAGCCGCCACCGAAGCGCTCCAGTCCGCCGAGGATGCGGAGGCGCTACGCCCGGCGTGGGAACGCGTCCGCGAGCACTTTGACACCGTCACCGCCACTCCCGAGGGCGTCGACGCACTGCGGCAGACGATCCTCCAGCTCGCCGTACAGGGCCGCCTCACGAAGCGCGACCCGGCTGACACACCCGCTGACGTGCTGCTGGAGCAGATTCAGGAGGAGAAGCAGCGGCTGTACGATGCGGGGGAGATTCGGAAGCCGAAAGACTCATCCCCAGTAGAGGACGAACCGTTCAAACTACCCCCGGGATGGCAGTGGAGTAGAGTTAACGACATCTGCGAAATACGTGGTGGAATACAGAAAACCCCAGATCGGGAACCGCAGAATAATCCCTACCCCTACCTCCGAGTCGCAAACGTGCAGAGAAATAAACTCGTGCTCGATGAGATAAAGCACTTCGAACTCTACGAAGGCGACCTCGAGAAGTGGCGCCTCCAGTACGGAGACATCCTTGTTGTAGAGGGTAACGGGAGTGAGAGCGAAATCGGGCGGTGTGCGATGTGGAGAGAAGAGATTCCGGACTGTGTCCATCAGAACCACCTTATCCGGTGTCGCTCGATCAAGACGGACATGGCCCGATACATCATGCTCTACCTCAACTCCGCCTACGGAATTGAGGAGATGAAGCAGAGAGCAGTAACAACCAGCGGTCTCTACAATCTTAGCGTCGGAAAGATAAGATCGATAGCTATCCCAATTCCTCCATTGAATGAGCAGAAACGCATCCTGGAGAAGGCAACCCCCCTCCGTTCGGTTTGCAACGATCTTGAGGACCTTCTTTCAGACTCAGCCGAGCACGGTGAACAATTGTTGAAGGCCGCGCTAAAGGATGCGAGCGTAGACCGACCAGACGCCGTGCCCGCCGACGCAACTGCCTGA
- a CDS encoding type I restriction-modification system subunit M yields the protein MATDSVVKSIQDIMRQDVGVDGDAQRISQMGWMIFLKLFDASDRELELIRDNYESPIPEDLRWRNWAADEEGVTGDDLLQFIDETLFPALSDLEVDEDNRRGLIVRSVFEDSYNYMKSGTLLRKVINKLEEIDFTSQEERHVFNDVYEKILRDLQSAGNAAEYYTPRPVTRFMAEQVDPELGEKVLDPACGTGGFLVDTIEHLRRKGVDSVQERDQLQRTIQGIEKKPLPYMLAMANLILHDIEAPKLKRDNSLAQPLRQYGPSDKVDVILTNPPFGGKEPDGIERNFPQEYRTRETADLFLALAFKRLKPGGRCAIVLPDGFLFGEGVKTRLKETLLEEHDLHTIVRMPKGVFAPYTNINTNLLFFEKGPSTDEVWYFEHPLPEGYKQYTKTKPLQFDEFELEQEWWDDRENEKFDEYAWKVPVEEIEDRDYNLDIDNPHEDDEEITDPDELLARYEALQEEINATRQSLKDELESALQKTLA from the coding sequence ATGGCCACCGACTCTGTTGTAAAGTCCATCCAGGACATCATGCGGCAGGACGTGGGCGTCGACGGCGACGCCCAGCGGATCTCGCAGATGGGCTGGATGATCTTCCTGAAGCTCTTCGACGCCAGCGACCGGGAGCTCGAGCTGATCCGCGACAATTACGAATCGCCCATCCCGGAGGATCTTCGCTGGCGCAACTGGGCCGCCGACGAGGAAGGCGTGACTGGCGACGACCTCCTCCAATTCATCGACGAGACGCTGTTTCCAGCGCTCAGCGACCTAGAGGTCGACGAAGACAACCGGCGCGGCCTCATCGTGCGCAGCGTATTCGAGGACTCGTACAACTACATGAAGTCCGGCACGCTGCTGCGGAAGGTGATCAACAAGCTGGAGGAGATCGACTTTACGTCGCAGGAGGAGCGGCACGTCTTCAACGACGTCTACGAGAAGATCCTCCGTGACCTCCAGAGCGCGGGCAACGCCGCCGAGTACTACACGCCGCGCCCCGTCACTCGATTCATGGCTGAGCAGGTGGACCCGGAGCTGGGTGAAAAGGTGCTCGACCCGGCGTGCGGCACCGGCGGCTTCCTGGTCGACACCATCGAGCACCTGCGGCGCAAAGGCGTCGACTCGGTGCAGGAGCGCGACCAGCTTCAGCGCACCATTCAGGGCATCGAGAAGAAGCCGCTGCCGTACATGCTGGCGATGGCGAATCTCATCCTGCACGACATCGAGGCCCCAAAGCTCAAACGGGATAACTCCCTGGCCCAGCCGCTCCGCCAGTACGGGCCCTCCGACAAGGTGGACGTAATTCTCACCAACCCGCCGTTTGGCGGCAAGGAGCCCGACGGCATTGAGCGCAACTTCCCGCAGGAGTACCGCACCCGCGAGACGGCCGACCTCTTTCTGGCACTCGCCTTCAAGCGATTGAAGCCCGGCGGCCGCTGCGCCATTGTGCTGCCGGACGGTTTTCTCTTCGGCGAGGGCGTAAAGACGCGCCTAAAGGAAACGCTTCTGGAGGAGCACGACCTACACACCATTGTGCGGATGCCGAAGGGCGTGTTCGCACCGTACACGAACATCAACACCAACCTCCTCTTCTTCGAGAAGGGGCCGTCGACCGACGAGGTCTGGTATTTCGAGCACCCGCTGCCGGAGGGCTACAAGCAGTACACGAAGACGAAGCCGCTTCAATTCGACGAGTTCGAGCTCGAACAAGAGTGGTGGGACGACCGGGAGAACGAGAAATTCGACGAGTACGCCTGGAAGGTCCCTGTCGAGGAGATCGAGGACCGTGACTACAATCTCGACATCGACAACCCGCACGAGGACGACGAGGAGATCACCGATCCCGACGAGCTGCTGGCCCGGTACGAAGCCCTCCAAGAGGAAATCAACGCGACACGCCAGTCGCTGAAAGACGAATTGGAATCTGCACTTCAAAAAACGCTCGCATGA